The window TCGCTTGGCCTGGACGTGATTATCTGTGACCACCATGAGCCGCGCACCGTCTTGCCCCAGGCCGTGGCGGTCTTGGACCCGAAGCGGTCAGACTGCACCTACCCCTTCAAAGAGCTGGCCGGCGTCGGGGTGACTTTCAAGCTGCTCCAGGCGCTTTTCACCACGCTTAACTACGACCGGGCGCTGGTCGAGGAGTTCGTGGACTATGTGGCCATCGGCAGCGCTGCGGACGTTGTGCCGCTGGTAGACGAGAATCGCATCCTGGTGGCTGAGGGGCTGACGCGCCTCAATAGTGGCCCGCGCAAGGTGGGGTTACAAGCGCTCCTGGAGACAGCTGGCCTGGCAGGCCACGAGATCGGCACCGGGCAGGTGGTCTTCATCATCGCCCCGCGCATCAATGCCGTCGGTCGCATGGGGGATGCCTTGCGCGCGGTGCGCCTGCTCACCACCGATGTGCCGCAGCAGGCGCGCAACATCGCCGCCATCCTGGAGGCGGAGAACCGCGCGCGCAAGAACATTGACGAGGACACTTTTGCCCAGGCCCTGCAGATGGTGGAAGCCGACTATGACCCGCAAGGAGACCTGGCCCTGGTGCTGGCGCATGAGGGGTGGCACCCGGGCGTGATCGGCATCGTGGCCAGTCGCATCGTGGAGCGGTACTACCGTCCCACCGTCATGGTGACGCTGGACGGCGAGGTGGGCAAGGGCTCTGCGCGCAGCATCCCCGGTTTCGACATCTACGCGGCCTTGAAGCAGTGCGAAGACCTGCTCATCGAATTCGGCGGGCACAAGTACGCCGCCGGCCTGACGGTGTGCCGGGATAACGTCGAGCGGCTGCGCGCCCGCCTGCGGGAGGTGACTGCCGCCCAGATGGAGGACGACTTGCTGGTGCCCAAGCTGCGGGTGGACGGGGAGATCCGCCTCAGCCACATCACGCCCAAGACCTTTGCCTTGCTGAAGAAGTTTGCACCTTTCGGCCCGCAGAACATGCGCCCGGTCTTTGTATCGCGCGGTCTGCAGGTGGTGGGCGAGTCACGCATCGTGGGCAACAATCACCTCAAGCTCAAGGTGCGCCAAGATGGCATCGTCATCGACGCCATAGGGTTCAACCTGGGCGAACTCAGCTACCGGGTTGCTCCAGGGGAGGGAAATTTGGACATCGCCTACGTGATCGAAGAGAATGAATACATGGGGCGCCAGATGTTGCAACTGCGCCTTAAGGACTTGCGGTGAGCGGCCGCACCTTTTTGCTATGGAAAGGAGAAGTGGACGGACCGGACGTGACCGAAGAGCCTTCACCAGAACCAGGAGGTGACCATGCACGCAGATGACGAGAAGGGCAAAATCTGGTTCAGTGGCAAGTTTGTCGATTGGAAAGATGCTACTGTGCATGTGATGTCGCACGCTCTGCACTACGGTTCGAGCGTGTTCGAGGGGGTGCGTTGCTACAAGACTCCGGAAGGGCCGGCAATTTTCCGTCTCAAAGACCACACGCGTCGGCTGTTTGATTCCGCCAAGATTTGTCGCATGGACATTCCTTTTACGCAGGATCAGATCAACCAGGCTTGCGTGGACGTGATCAAGGTGAATGGCTTAGAGTCCGCATATTTGCGGCCCATCGTCTTCCGCGGCTATGGGCAGTTGGGGGTGGACCCGCGGGGGTGCCCCATCGAGGTGGCAATCGGCGCCTTGAATTGGGGCAAGTATTTGGGGGAGGAGGCCATCAATGTCGGGGTAGACGTGCAGGTGTCGAGCTGGAGCCGCATGGCACCCAACACCTTGCCGGCCCTGGCCAAGGCAGGGGCCAACTACCTCAATTCGCAACTCATCAAGTTGGAGGCCATCCGCAACGGGTTTGTGGAGGGGATAGCTCTGGATGTGAATGGCTATGTGAGCGAAGGGAGCGGCGAGAACATCTTCCTGGTCAGGGATGGAGTGCTCTACACCCCGCCGCTGGCAGCCTCGATTCTGCCGGGCATCAGCCGCGACTCGGTGATGGTTTTCGCGCGGGAAATGGGCATCGAGGTGCGCGAGATGATGATCCCGCGCGAGATGCTGTATGTGGCCGACGAGGTCTTTTTCACCGGCAGCGCCGCCGAAATCAGCCCCATCAAGTCCATCGACCGCGTGCCCATCGGCAGTGGTAAACGCGGGCCGATCACGGCGCGTCTGCAGCAGCGCTTCTTCGCCTACGTCAATGGAGAGTGCGAGGACTGCTACGGCTGGCGGACGGTGGTGCGGTAGGGAGTGAAGCTTCGAGCTCTTTGACGGGTAGTGGTCATGGTTCACACACGGCGGGCGGCACGGGAATTGGCGCTCCGTGCTCTTTATGCTGCTGAGCTGACCGGCCGCAGCGCCCCCGAGGTGCTGGCTGACCCCTTGGTCATGCGCCGGGTTGACGGGCAACTTGTAGAGTTCATCAACCGCCTGGTGACCCTGACCTTACAACACCGCGAGGAGCTCGACGCCTACATCATCGCCAAGACCACCAACTGGGATTTTGCCCGGCTGGCAGTCATCGACAAGATTCTCCTGCGTATGGCTGTGTGCGAATTCCTGCACTTCGAGGACATCCCGCCCAAGGTGAGCATCGATGAGGCCATCGAGATCTCCCGCAAGTACAGCACCGAAAAGAGCGACAAGTTTGTCAACGGCATCTTGGACGCGGTGCTCAACGAGCTGCAGGCGCGTGACATGATCGTCAAGAGCGGGCGGGGCCTATTGGACCATTCACCCCATGCGGATTGAACTTCTGCCGCAGAGGGGCGTACAACACCTAGAGCTGCGACGCATTACGGGCAGATCAGGGAAGTAACTTCGCATGGCGAACCTACTGACAAAGCTATTTGGCGACAAACACACGCGCGATGTGGCGCGCATCATGCCCATCGTGCAGCAGATCAACGCCATCTACGAGACCTTGCACGAGCTCGCCGACGAGCAACTGCGCGACAAGACCAACCAGTTCCGCAGGCGCATTCAGGAAGCGACCGCCGAGGTGAGGGCCAAGCTGAATGAGCGGCGCGCCCTGCTGACCACCGACGCGATGGAGGGCGAGGAAGCGGTGCTCAAGGTGGACGCCGAGTCCTTACGCCAGGAAATCGCGGCCTTGGAGAAGGAAGAAAACGAGATCATCGCGCGTGTGCTGGATGAGATCCTCCCCGAGGCTTACGCGGTGGTCAAGGAGGCCTGCCGCCGGCTGGTGGGCAAGACCTGGAAGGTCTGCGACCACGACATCACCTGGGACATGGTGCCCTTTGACGTGCAGCTCATCGGCGCCGTGGTGCTCCACCAGGGCAAAATTGCGGAGATGGCCACAGGCGAAGGCAAGACCTTGGTGGCCACGATGCCCCTCTACCTGAACGCCCTGGCCGGCAAAGGGGCGCACCTGGTGACGGTCAACGACTACCTGGCCAGGCGCGACTGCGAGTGGATGGGCGAAATCTACAAGTTCTTGGGCCTGACGGTACACTACATCGCCAGCGACATGGAGCCAGAGCGGCGGCGGCGCGCCTACAACTGTGATATCACCTACGGCACCAACAACGAATTTGGCTTCGACTACCTGCGCGACAACATGGCCATCCGCCGCGAGGACCAGGTGCAACGCGGCCATTACTATGCCATCGTCGACGAGGTGGACTCGGTGCTCATCGACGAGGCGCGCACGCCATTGATCATCTCCGGCGCCGTAGAACATTCCACCAACCTCTTTGCCGAGCTCAAGCCCCGCGTCGAGCAGTTGGTGAAGAGCCAGACTCTATTGGTCAACCGCCTGGTGGCCGAGGCCGAGCAGCTCCTGGAGAAGGGGCAAGAATACGAGGCAGGCATCAAGCTGCTGCAGGCGCTGCGCGGCGCGCCGAAAAACAAGCGGCTGGCCAAAATCCTGCAGGAAGTGGGCGTCAGGAGGCTCATCCAGAAGGTCGAGACCGACCACATGCGCGACAAGCGCATGCACGAGATCGACGAGGAGCTGTACTTCTCCATCGACGAGAAGAGCCATGTGATCGACCTCACCGAGAAAGGGCGCCAGGCGCTGTCGCCCAACGACCCGGAGATGTTCGTCCTCCCGGACCTGGCCGAAGGCATGGGGCAGATCGAAAACGATCCCACGCTGTCGCCGGAAGAGAAGGCGGAGCGGAGGGCGCGTCTCGAGGAGGAGTACGGCATCAAGAGCGAGCGCATCCAGAACATCTCGCAGCTACTGCGTGCCTACTCCCTCTTCGAACGGGACGTCGAATACGTGGTCTCCGAGGACGGCCGGGTGATCATCGTCGACGAGTTCACCGGCCGGCTGATGCCGGGGCGGCGCTACAGCGACGGCCTGCACCAGGCCATCGAGGCCAAGGAGGGGGTGCGCATCGAGCGCGAAACGCAGACCCTGGCCACCATCACGCTGCAGAACTTTTTCCGCCTCTACCACAAATTGGCGGGCATGACCGGCACGGCGGTGACCGAGGCTGCGGAGTTTTGGGAGATCTACAAGCTCGACGTGGTGGTCATCCCCACCAACGAGCCGGTACGCCGCATCGACTATGAGGACCGCATCTACCGCACCAAGCGGGAGAAGTACAACGCGGTCATCGAGGAGATTGCGGCCATGCATGCGGCGCGTCGTCCGGTGCTGGTGGGTACCGTCTCGGTGGAGGTGTCCGAGACGCTGAGCCGCATGCTCAAGCGGCGGGGCATCCCGCACAATGTGCTGAACGCAAAGCATCACCAGCGCGAGGCGGAGATTATCGCCCGTGCCGGGCAGCCGGGGGCCGTCACCATCGCCACCAACATGGCCGGCCGCGGCACGGACATCAAGCTTGGCGCCGGAGTAGTCAAGCACCCTAATTGCGCGCTGGTGCGCCCGGACCCAGGGTCTGAGCCGTGCCCGTACCTGGAGGAGTACGACTGCTACAACGAGGTGCCGTGTGGGTTGCACATCCTGGGCACCGAGCGGCACGAGGCACGGCGCATCGATCGCCAGCTGCGCGGGCGGGCGGGTCGGCAAGGCGACCCTGGCTCCTCTCGCTTCTACTTGTCCTTAGAAGACGATCTCATGCGCCTGTTCGGCTCGGAGCGCATCGCCGGCATCATGGACCGGCTGGGGGTGCAGGAAGGCGAGGTCATCACCCATCCCATGGTCTCCAAGTCCATCGAGCGGGCGCAAAAGCGGGTGGAGGAGCACAATTTTGACATCCGCAAGCACCTCCTGGAATATGACGACGTGATGAACCAGCAGCGCGAAGTGGTCTACAACCGCCGCAACTATGCCCTCGGCGGCCAAAACCTGCGCGAAGACGTCCTGGAGATGATGGAGGAGGTGATCGAAGACCGCGTCGATGAACACGCCGCGGAGAGCCCATATCCTGAGGACTGGAACTGGAACGGCCTCAACCAGGACTTGCGGCGCGTCTTCTTGACCACGGTGACGCGCGAGGAGTTCGAGGGCGATCGCATCAGCCGCGAGGAGCTCATCGACAGGATCCGCGGCAAGACGATGGCCCTCTACGAGGCCAAGGAGAAGGCCCTGGGTGGAGGCCTCATGCGCCAGTTGGAGCGCTTTGCCATTCTACGTGCCATCGACGAGCAGTGGCGGGACCACCTCTATTCCATGGACGTGATGAAGGAGGGCATCGGCCTGCGCGCCTACGGGCAGAAGGACCCACTGATCGAGTACAAGAGCGAGGCCTTCAAGATGTTCTCCGAAATGTTGGCGCGTACCAACGAGGCGGTCTTGGAGATGGTGTTCAAGGCGCAGGTGCAGGTGGCGCCTCCCCAGCCAGTGCGCCGCATGCCGGCCCAGGTAAGCGCCGTTCACGCTGCTACCACCGGCATGGGCTTGCGTCACCCCGCAGGGCCCGAGGGGGCGCCGGAGCCAGGCAAGCGCCAGCCGATCAGAGTGGGCGCAAAGGTGGGTCGCAATGACCCTTGCCCATGTGGAAGTGGCAAAAAGTACAAAAAGTGCTGCGGAGCGGGCGTGCATTGACCACCTGCAGGCATGAAGGTTGCGGAGTCAGGCAGCGGGAACAATAAAGCTCTTGTATTTGGCCGAATTTCCTGTATATTTGCAAATGGGTGAAGCATCCCCCCACCTCCGTCGTAATTGTGAAAGGACGTGCCATCGAAAGGTTAGTTGAAATCCTGGTGTACATCATGAGCGAGGCGCGGGGCAGCGGCTTCGGGGTCGAGCGCCTGCGAAGCCTGTCCAGCGACTTGCTCAAGCAGGGCTACACCGAGAGCGAAATCGACCTTGCTTTCTCCTGGCTGTTCGAGAAGGCGGGCTGTAACTATGAGAACCTCAGTGCCATCCGCACTCCCATGTCGCTGTACCGTGTGCTGCATGCCGCAGAAAAAATGGTTATCAGGCCGGAAGCTTACAGCTACCTTTTGCAGTTGCGGCAACTCGGCCTGATCGATGACCAGCAGCTGGAAGAAGCAATCGAGCGGGCCATGCAGATGGGCGTCAGCCCCGTGGATACCGAAGACATCAAGGAGATCGCCGCCACCGTCATGTTCGACGCCGACTCTTTTACCGGCGGGTATCTGTTCAATGACACGCAAATGGGCAATTGAGCCCCGTGAAGCGGACAGGGCATGGCAGGTGACAAGAAATCCCTGGTAGTTGTCGAGTCCTTTGCCAAGACCAAGACCATCAATGCCTTTCTGGGCGAGCAGTTCACGGTGCTCCCTTCGGCTGGGCACGTGGTGGATTTGCCCAAGAGCAAGCTTGGCGTGGATATCGACAACGGCTTTGAGCCGCAATACCGGCCTCTGCGCGATCGCCAAAAGGTGGTAAAGCAGCTCAAAGAGGCCGCGGCAGAAGCTGAGCAGGTCGTCCTGGCCACCGACCCGGACCGCGAAGGCGAGGCTATTGCCTGGCATTTAGGCGAGATCCTCAAGAAAGCCAACCCCCATATCTCGCGCATCACCTTCAACGAGATCACCCGCGACGCGGTCCTGCGCGCTCTGGAGAGCCCGCGGGCCATCGATCTGAATTTGGTGGAGGCACAGAAGGCGCGACGCGTCATGGACCGGCTCGTCGGCTACCAGGTGGGGCCAATTCTTTGGCGCACCGTCTGTGCCGGTCTCAGCGCCGGCCGAGTGCAGTCGGTGGCGCTGCGCCTCATCTGCGAGCGGGAGGAGGAAATCGAGGCGTTCGTCCCGCAGGAGTATTGGCTCATTGACGGGACCTTTCAGGGACGCCGCACGGCGCCGTTTACGGCGCGTCTCACCAAGGTTGCCAACGAGAAACCGCACATCCCTGATGAGCAGTCGGCAGTCACCCTGGTGGAGAATATCCGACGCCAGGAGTGGACGGTCAAGGATATCCGCAAGAACGAGGTGCAGCGGCAACCTGCGCCGCCGTTCACCACCAGCACCCTTCAGCAAGACGCGGCACGGCGCTTTGGCTTTTCGACCAAGAGAATCATGGCCATTGCCCAGCAGCTTTACGAGGGCGTGGAAATTGGCCCTGGAGGGCCGGTAGGCCTCATCACCTACATGCGTACCGACTCGGTGCGGGTGGCCAATGAGGCAGTGGCGGAGGCGCGTACCTTCATCGCCAGCAACTTTGGTGTCGAGTACCTGGCCCCACAGCCGCGGCACTTTGCCGCGCGCAAGGGCGCCCAGGATGCACACGAGGCCATTCGGCCGACTTCCGTCAAGCGCACCCCTCGGTCGCTGCGCAAGTACCTCAGTGAGGAGCAATACCAGCTCTACGAGTTGATCTGGCAGCGATTTGTGGCGAGCCAGATGGCTCCTGCTCGCCTGCTGCAGACGACCGTGGACATTGTGAGCGGCAACGACGAAATGTACCTGTTCCGGGCAACCGGCTCAGAGGTTTTGTTCAGGGGGTTTCTGCAGGCCTACGAGGAAGCGCCCCGCGAGGAAGAAGACCAGGAGCGCGAACCGACTACCAAAGTGCCCGAGGAGCTGACAGTGGGCGAGCGGGTGATCCTCTTGGACGTGACCCCGAGCCAGCACTTTACCAAACCGCCGCCGCGCTACACAGAAGCCAGCCTGGTCAAGGCACTGGACAGTCTGGGCATTGGCAGGCCCAGCACCTACGCAGTCATCGTGAGCACCATCCTTGAGCGCAATTACGTGGAGAAGCGACAGCGCCAGTTGGTGCCCACCGAGCTGGGCCGCACCGTCAACAAAATCCTGGTGGCCAACTTCCCGGACATCTTCGAGGTCAAGTTCACCGCGCGCATGGAAGCGGAACTGGACGACATCGAGGGGGGCAAGAAGAACTTCCGGCAAGTAGTGGAGGGCTTCTACGGGCCTTTCCGGCGGGCGCTGGCGGCAGCCGAAGGCAGGCAGGTCGAGATTCGGGAGAGCCTGCAGGAGAAGACAGAAGAGCGCTGTCCGATCTGTGGGAAGGAGTTGGTCATCCGCTGGGGGCGGCACGGACGCTACATGGCCTGCTCTGATTACCCACGTTGCCGCTTTTCCAAGGCGCTCGAACAGGAAGGCCTAGCCAGCACCGAGAGGTGTGAGCTGTGTGGCGGCCCGATGGTGGTCAAGACCAGTCGTTTCGGGCGCTTTCTGGCCTGTTCCGCGTACCCGAAGTGCAAAAACGCCAAGCCGTTCAAGATCGGCGTCAAATGCCCGAAGCCCGGCTGCGACGGTGAGGTGGTGGAGCGCAAGTCCCGACGCGGGCGCACCTTCTACGGCTGTAGCCGCTACCCTGAATGTGATTTCGTCTCCTGGCAGGAGCCTGTAAGCGGGCCATGTCCTTCTTGTGGGAACAATGTGCTCTACAAGCGGTATACAAAAGCAAAGGGAAGCGTGCTCCACTGCGCACAGTGCGAACAGGATTTTGCGGCCGACCTGGTGAGGTCGCCGAGCGCGATATCTTCTGATGACTGACGACCTTCGCACTCTCGCCATGCAATTTGTGCGCTACCTGCGGCAGGTGCGGCACTACTCACCGCACTCGGTGGCAGCTTACCGTGGGGATCTCGTGCAGTTTTGCGACTTTGTGGGCGAGATGCTGGACGGCGCACCCCCTACGGTGCACCGGGTAGAACGCGGCTTTTTCCGCGCTTACATGGGGCGCTTGGCCAGGCGAGGCTACAGTCCACGCAGTGTAGGGCGCAAGCTGGCCGCGTTGCGCGTCTTCTTCCGCTACCTGGTGGAGCAGCAGATCCTTCCTGCCAACCCCACGGTGGGGCTGCGTGCCCCGCGCGCCGACAAGAGGATCCCCAAACATCTGCCCGTCAAGGCGGTGCTCAATGCGCTGGAATTGCCTGAGGAGGAGAGCCCGCACGGGCTTCGTGACCGGGCCATTCTCCAACTCTTCTACGCCACGGGCGTACGTCTGGGCGAGTTGGCCGCCTTGGACGTGGATGACCTGGACTTTGCCAACGGGGTCATCAAGGTCATGGGCAAGGGAGCAAAAGAGCGGGTGATTCCGCTTGGGTCGGCCACCGCGGAGCTGCTGCGCCACTATCTGCGACGTCGGGACGAACTCGCGCGCGAGGGGCTGCCGCGCTGTTCAGCGCTCTTGCTCAACGCCTGCGGCGAACGATACTCCAGGAGTGGCATCGCCCGCACCGTGCGGAGGTACTTAAGCCA is drawn from candidate division KSB1 bacterium and contains these coding sequences:
- the topA gene encoding type I DNA topoisomerase, coding for MAGDKKSLVVVESFAKTKTINAFLGEQFTVLPSAGHVVDLPKSKLGVDIDNGFEPQYRPLRDRQKVVKQLKEAAAEAEQVVLATDPDREGEAIAWHLGEILKKANPHISRITFNEITRDAVLRALESPRAIDLNLVEAQKARRVMDRLVGYQVGPILWRTVCAGLSAGRVQSVALRLICEREEEIEAFVPQEYWLIDGTFQGRRTAPFTARLTKVANEKPHIPDEQSAVTLVENIRRQEWTVKDIRKNEVQRQPAPPFTTSTLQQDAARRFGFSTKRIMAIAQQLYEGVEIGPGGPVGLITYMRTDSVRVANEAVAEARTFIASNFGVEYLAPQPRHFAARKGAQDAHEAIRPTSVKRTPRSLRKYLSEEQYQLYELIWQRFVASQMAPARLLQTTVDIVSGNDEMYLFRATGSEVLFRGFLQAYEEAPREEEDQEREPTTKVPEELTVGERVILLDVTPSQHFTKPPPRYTEASLVKALDSLGIGRPSTYAVIVSTILERNYVEKRQRQLVPTELGRTVNKILVANFPDIFEVKFTARMEAELDDIEGGKKNFRQVVEGFYGPFRRALAAAEGRQVEIRESLQEKTEERCPICGKELVIRWGRHGRYMACSDYPRCRFSKALEQEGLASTERCELCGGPMVVKTSRFGRFLACSAYPKCKNAKPFKIGVKCPKPGCDGEVVERKSRRGRTFYGCSRYPECDFVSWQEPVSGPCPSCGNNVLYKRYTKAKGSVLHCAQCEQDFAADLVRSPSAISSDD
- a CDS encoding tyrosine-type recombinase/integrase, translating into MQFVRYLRQVRHYSPHSVAAYRGDLVQFCDFVGEMLDGAPPTVHRVERGFFRAYMGRLARRGYSPRSVGRKLAALRVFFRYLVEQQILPANPTVGLRAPRADKRIPKHLPVKAVLNALELPEEESPHGLRDRAILQLFYATGVRLGELAALDVDDLDFANGVIKVMGKGAKERVIPLGSATAELLRHYLRRRDELAREGLPRCSALLLNACGERYSRSGIARTVRRYLSQVSESGARHPHVLRHSFATHLLDAGADLLAVKELLGHSRLSTTQVYTHVSAERMKRIYRQAHPRAERRDKG
- a CDS encoding DUF494 domain-containing protein translates to MKGRAIERLVEILVYIMSEARGSGFGVERLRSLSSDLLKQGYTESEIDLAFSWLFEKAGCNYENLSAIRTPMSLYRVLHAAEKMVIRPEAYSYLLQLRQLGLIDDQQLEEAIERAMQMGVSPVDTEDIKEIAATVMFDADSFTGGYLFNDTQMGN
- a CDS encoding branched-chain amino acid transaminase produces the protein MHADDEKGKIWFSGKFVDWKDATVHVMSHALHYGSSVFEGVRCYKTPEGPAIFRLKDHTRRLFDSAKICRMDIPFTQDQINQACVDVIKVNGLESAYLRPIVFRGYGQLGVDPRGCPIEVAIGALNWGKYLGEEAINVGVDVQVSSWSRMAPNTLPALAKAGANYLNSQLIKLEAIRNGFVEGIALDVNGYVSEGSGENIFLVRDGVLYTPPLAASILPGISRDSVMVFAREMGIEVREMMIPREMLYVADEVFFTGSAAEISPIKSIDRVPIGSGKRGPITARLQQRFFAYVNGECEDCYGWRTVVR
- the secA gene encoding preprotein translocase subunit SecA; this translates as MANLLTKLFGDKHTRDVARIMPIVQQINAIYETLHELADEQLRDKTNQFRRRIQEATAEVRAKLNERRALLTTDAMEGEEAVLKVDAESLRQEIAALEKEENEIIARVLDEILPEAYAVVKEACRRLVGKTWKVCDHDITWDMVPFDVQLIGAVVLHQGKIAEMATGEGKTLVATMPLYLNALAGKGAHLVTVNDYLARRDCEWMGEIYKFLGLTVHYIASDMEPERRRRAYNCDITYGTNNEFGFDYLRDNMAIRREDQVQRGHYYAIVDEVDSVLIDEARTPLIISGAVEHSTNLFAELKPRVEQLVKSQTLLVNRLVAEAEQLLEKGQEYEAGIKLLQALRGAPKNKRLAKILQEVGVRRLIQKVETDHMRDKRMHEIDEELYFSIDEKSHVIDLTEKGRQALSPNDPEMFVLPDLAEGMGQIENDPTLSPEEKAERRARLEEEYGIKSERIQNISQLLRAYSLFERDVEYVVSEDGRVIIVDEFTGRLMPGRRYSDGLHQAIEAKEGVRIERETQTLATITLQNFFRLYHKLAGMTGTAVTEAAEFWEIYKLDVVVIPTNEPVRRIDYEDRIYRTKREKYNAVIEEIAAMHAARRPVLVGTVSVEVSETLSRMLKRRGIPHNVLNAKHHQREAEIIARAGQPGAVTIATNMAGRGTDIKLGAGVVKHPNCALVRPDPGSEPCPYLEEYDCYNEVPCGLHILGTERHEARRIDRQLRGRAGRQGDPGSSRFYLSLEDDLMRLFGSERIAGIMDRLGVQEGEVITHPMVSKSIERAQKRVEEHNFDIRKHLLEYDDVMNQQREVVYNRRNYALGGQNLREDVLEMMEEVIEDRVDEHAAESPYPEDWNWNGLNQDLRRVFLTTVTREEFEGDRISREELIDRIRGKTMALYEAKEKALGGGLMRQLERFAILRAIDEQWRDHLYSMDVMKEGIGLRAYGQKDPLIEYKSEAFKMFSEMLARTNEAVLEMVFKAQVQVAPPQPVRRMPAQVSAVHAATTGMGLRHPAGPEGAPEPGKRQPIRVGAKVGRNDPCPCGSGKKYKKCCGAGVH
- the nusB gene encoding transcription antitermination factor NusB — encoded protein: MVHTRRAARELALRALYAAELTGRSAPEVLADPLVMRRVDGQLVEFINRLVTLTLQHREELDAYIIAKTTNWDFARLAVIDKILLRMAVCEFLHFEDIPPKVSIDEAIEISRKYSTEKSDKFVNGILDAVLNELQARDMIVKSGRGLLDHSPHAD
- the recJ gene encoding single-stranded-DNA-specific exonuclease RecJ yields the protein MEQKWVFESTQHNEEARQLARALDVPEIIGRLLVNRGITTPAAAQRFLEPSLEYLHDPFLMKDMERAVERLVRALRNRERILVYGDYDVDGITAVSMTYLLLRKLGADVVFYIPDRLRQGYGLSEVGVREAHRGGATLIVSVDCGVTACQEVELASSLGLDVIICDHHEPRTVLPQAVAVLDPKRSDCTYPFKELAGVGVTFKLLQALFTTLNYDRALVEEFVDYVAIGSAADVVPLVDENRILVAEGLTRLNSGPRKVGLQALLETAGLAGHEIGTGQVVFIIAPRINAVGRMGDALRAVRLLTTDVPQQARNIAAILEAENRARKNIDEDTFAQALQMVEADYDPQGDLALVLAHEGWHPGVIGIVASRIVERYYRPTVMVTLDGEVGKGSARSIPGFDIYAALKQCEDLLIEFGGHKYAAGLTVCRDNVERLRARLREVTAAQMEDDLLVPKLRVDGEIRLSHITPKTFALLKKFAPFGPQNMRPVFVSRGLQVVGESRIVGNNHLKLKVRQDGIVIDAIGFNLGELSYRVAPGEGNLDIAYVIEENEYMGRQMLQLRLKDLR